The DNA region TGCAGGCATCACAATTGGTGGCACGGTTACAGTTCAGCCTGGCGCAGACACCATTGCTATTTAATGGAGAACAACTGACATTTAGCATCAGTGCGGGGATCTGCCCGTTGGATGGGGAGTGTAACGGTTATGACCGCTGGCTAGACAAAGCCGATGAAGCACTGGCGAAAGCCAAAATGGCCGGGAGAAATCAGATAATACTGGCCGATAGTTAAGTGACAAGGAACACCGCTACTTAACGGTGTTCCTTAAATGAGCGCTCAGGAGATACGCTGTACGCTGCCACCAAGGCCACTGAATTTATCTTCAATGTGCTCATAACCGCGATCTAGGTGATAGATTCGGTCCACCACTGTGGTGCCCTCTGCCACTAACCCGGCGATAACCAAGCTGGCAGATGCACGCAGATCAGTTGCCATGACCTGTGCACCATTGAGTGTTTCACGTCCGTGAATAATACAGGTATTACCTTCCAGCTCCATGCTGGCACCCATGCGGTTTAGCTCAGGCACATGCATAAAGCGGTTTTCAAAGATGGTTTCCGTAATGGTGCCAGTGCCATCGGCTAAGGCATTGAGCACGCAAAACTGTGCCTGCATATCTGTGGGAAATCCAGGATAAGGCATGGTTTTTAAACTGACTGCCCGTGGACGCTGACCTTTCATATTCAATTCAATCCAGTCACTTCCCACGGTGATCTCAGCGCCCGCTTCCTGCAATTTTACCAAGACCGCTTCCAGTGATGCGGGATCTGCATCCAAGCAACGAATACGTCCACGAGTAACGGCGGCCGCCACCAGGAATGAGCCCGTTTCAATGCGATCCGGCATCACCCGATAGTGACAACCATGCAGTTTTTCCACGCCTTGAATACGGACGGTGGCAGTACCCGCGCCATCAATCCGCGCGCCCATTGCAATCAGGCAATTTGCCAGATCTACCACTTCCGGTTCCCTAGCAGCGTTTTCAATAATGGTTTCGCCATCCGCCAGCGCGGCGGCCATCAGTAGGTTCTCAGTTGCCCCAACGCTGACCATATCCATGAAGATATGCGCCCCTTTAAGGCGACCATCGATTCTGGCTTTAACGTACCCTTCTTGTACCTCAATATGTGCGCCCATCAGCTCTAAGCCGTGCAGATGCAGGTTGACTGGTCTGGCCCCGATAGCACAACCGCCAGGCAAGGACACATCGGCGGTTCCATAACGCGCCAACAGCGGCCCTAGCACCAAAATGGAGGCACGCATGGTTTTTACCAGATCATA from Shewanella dokdonensis includes:
- the murA gene encoding UDP-N-acetylglucosamine 1-carboxyvinyltransferase, which gives rise to MDKLTIQASGPLAGNVVISGSKNAALPILMAGVLTDEPVILSNVPSLRDVSTSCKLLRCLGAEVAELPNGVVHINAKDINEFCAPYDLVKTMRASILVLGPLLARYGTADVSLPGGCAIGARPVNLHLHGLELMGAHIEVQEGYVKARIDGRLKGAHIFMDMVSVGATENLLMAAALADGETIIENAAREPEVVDLANCLIAMGARIDGAGTATVRIQGVEKLHGCHYRVMPDRIETGSFLVAAAVTRGRIRCLDADPASLEAVLVKLQEAGAEITVGSDWIELNMKGQRPRAVSLKTMPYPGFPTDMQAQFCVLNALADGTGTITETIFENRFMHVPELNRMGASMELEGNTCIIHGRETLNGAQVMATDLRASASLVIAGLVAEGTTVVDRIYHLDRGYEHIEDKFSGLGGSVQRIS